In Chitinibacter sp. FCG-7, the genomic stretch CGTGCTGAAACTGAACGCGGCAGATCGAGAAAATCTGCTGACTTTCCTCAATTCGCTGTAAGTAGATGGCCACCGTTTTCAGGCAAGGCAAAGTCACGATGCCTGAAAACTCTGGATTGAGTACTTAACGCTTTAAAAGGATGCGCTGATGTCATCTTATGTAAGTAATCAGGAAAAAATACCCGCACGGCCTTGGTTCGCCTTGCAGTGCGAAATGTGCTGCCTTCGGCTTCACCGCTTTATGCGAAAACTTGGGACCAGTTGCTTATTGATTTTGCTGGCTGCGCTGGGCGTGCAAGGCTTGGCGATGGCCGAATCTTCTGTGGCGAGCGAGAAGCAGAGTGACGATCTGGCGGCTGCGAGCGAGCCTGATCCGCGCTGGGCGCAGGGCTGGCTCGATAGCGGCTATTTCCCGCGACATCTGGCCTTGACGCGCGCGGCCGATCAACTGGCAGCCAGCAGCGCTGCGCTGTGTGCCCAGCCAGATGCCGCTGCGCTCGCGAGCGCCCGGCAAGCCTGGTTGGCGACCAGTACCGCCTGGCGCGCGCTCGATGGTGCGCCTGCAGGCCCCATGGTGCTGGCTCGTTTGGGGCGCAAGATTGATTTTCGCCCGCTGCGCCTGCCCGAGCTCAATAGCGCCATTGCGGGCGGCGAGGGCAATGTGGCCGCCCAAGGGCTGGCCGCTGTTGAATATTTGCTGTGGGGCGACGAGCGTGCAGCGCCCAAGGTGGTGCTGGCCGGGCTGAAAGCTGCATCAACATGCCATTATCTACAGCGTATCAGCGCCGATATTGC encodes the following:
- a CDS encoding imelysin family protein gives rise to the protein MRKLGTSCLLILLAALGVQGLAMAESSVASEKQSDDLAAASEPDPRWAQGWLDSGYFPRHLALTRAADQLAASSAALCAQPDAAALASARQAWLATSTAWRALDGAPAGPMVLARLGRKIDFRPLRLPELNSAIAGGEGNVAAQGLAAVEYLLWGDERAAPKVVLAGLKAASTCHYLQRISADIARETHALDDGWQLYRSQLGADNPFFRQNMFSEHVNLMLASLTSLGKRVPTGSSIEASQLPEWRSGSAKVQMLAQLQGVSAASAGIAEYLQRRDEGRLAAALQDDLQQARQLCSQLADPLDKASASSRLACNKSISQIKKRLQDEVAEKLDLTLGFTEGDGD